The Festucalex cinctus isolate MCC-2025b chromosome 16, RoL_Fcin_1.0, whole genome shotgun sequence sequence GGAAatccacaataaaaataaataaacgcaaaTGTCCATCGTGTGCCCAAATGCATTTGAGAAAGAGCAggctaattactgcaaaccCGAGAAACAGATAGTAGGTTCAACATAGTAACTGTGATCCAGTGCACTCAAATTTGTAAGCACTGCTCCAAACAGAACAGTTCATAAACTCTACGCAAGATGTTGCTGTTTTACATTCTAAAACAAGCacatcttttgtttttcaaatgcaGCTACATAAAGTACTTAAACTTCAGAATATCATAatctagccatttttttttaagagcccaATTAGGCTATGCTATCTAACCTTGGAATGGTCACCGAGCGAATTGCAGGTCACATATTGGCaaattcacattcacacaaataaacaaCATTACGTCTTAACATCGTAAACATAGGCCGGGGAATCCTAAAATTATTAATCCTACTGTGTTTTGATGTGGATGATTCTTACAAATAATCTCAAATACCCAGAATGCGGAACCGCTAAGCTGCTTTCATTGAATTGCATAAGAGGCTGAACGCTGACAGCACTAGTCAGCATCATGAACTTCATCACAATGAGTTTCACAGTGCTGATTTTGTTTCACATTTAATACAATTCCAAGCATCAGTATGATCACAATAGAAAAATGAACAATCATTTATTGATCAGTTTTACGTCCACTGTCGCCCATTCTTCAGTTTCCTCCAGACAGGCAAAAGGGTCAAACACTGAGTACGACGTCATTCGTTGGTCACGAAAACTGATCTTAAGAAAAGGAAGAACTAGGTAAGATCTCCGGATTGATTCTTCAATGCTTCATAATCACCTCCTGAGTAATGCTCAATCATTCTTATTGTCCTCGTAGGCATCCATTGTCACGCCTTTTTTTCCTTCAGTACATCCTCAACAACATGACTTCTTGTCCGCGGATGTGAAGGCGCCCATGCCGTTCACTGGACGGGAGTTAGTCCTGAGGAGAAGTTGGGGCCTGCCGAAGCTTTCCAGCTCGTTCTGTTGGACCTGGAGGCCGTTACGAGACAGGAGCTCCCTCGCCATCAACATGAAGCTCTCCTCCACATTCTGACCTTCCTGGATACATGCAAACGGAAAACCCTGTGAGCCCATCTTCCACTTGATATACAGATCATGTAGTATTAGCTTCTTGTCAATTCTGAGTAAAGTTACGTTTTTCCCCACTACTATGTATGACATGTTGGAAATTTCTacaatttctactttttttttttaccttggcaGATGTTTCCAGTGCAGCAAGTGCGCCCCTTGCGTTTGCCAGACCGCAGGCCTCCTCAAACAGAACTTCACGTTCCTCCTCTAAGTCGCATTTGTTACCTGGGTTGATAGTGACAGACATACATCAGCCATCCATAAATGATAAAAACATCAACTTATTAGTATCTTTTTAACTTATAATGACTTTTCAATGTAATGtaccacaaaaataaacaaaaattgaaCAGGATTGATTGTAAAAGCTTGCAAATGCACCAACAATGTGGctgtagattttattttatggcCATGTCAAGTGCTTTTGGTTAGTCACCTGTTGCTAGGCAGACTATGTGAAagcctttttgttttgaaactgtACCCATTAAGAATTCATTCAGAAACGTCATTCCTAAAATGAAAACGTAGAAAACTAGCAATCCCCAACAAAAAGAATTGCACTCTATTTCGTAGTCATGTCACTTGTTGCCAGGCAGAATATGTGAAGctaaatttttaaaattgtgatttattattaaatgtcatTACCATGTTCCACTCTTTACTGCATgttctgatttattttattttttattttttatcatctgTTTTACATTATTCACTGAAATTCCTTGGTGCCAAGGGACTATGTTGAAGTTAGAGTAGGAGCTTCTTTTATTCAAGCCATAGTGTGATTCACAGCAGAAATACTGCAGAGAACATTtataaacattaaaatacaactttttttcactacactgccacctgctggatgtGACAAAGGACACACTCACCGATAAGAACCAGCACCACGTTGGCCGCCCCGTAGAGCTCCACTTCCTGTATCCAGTCGCTCACCGACTCAAAGGTGGCGCGACGTGTGATGTCATAGGTGATCATGGCGCCGTGAGCGCTGCGGTAGTAGCTCTGAGTGATCGTCCGGAATCGTTCCTGTCCTGCCGTGTCCCACACTTGCATCTGTAAAACACAGTATCGGTCCGAGATTGGTAAaatagggacgtaacgataacggcaatatcatgatgtcacgatattaaaactgccacaatattgtagtcatcatgtcacgatgtgaaatgcagcacatctgttgaaaaagtctggttgatttccatttgtgcagttctagcagcctctggtggctagttgttgttttttttagtgcagtttaattttcacaaggcatgttttggccgttctatgtttaaaatccacgctaatggtcagacgaaggggaacataatatgcttgtgaagcaagtcaacatGTGGAGGAACTAAATGTAAGTacctcaatccatccatccattttctgaaccgcttgctccttaacaagggtcgcgggggggtgctggagcctatcccagctggctatgggcagtaggtggggtacaccctgaactggttgccagccaatcgcagaagtacctcaatattaagtgtttttaaagattgtaggttgtttatatgcattgctgttatttacaaaagcacaatactgtgttgttgtttttcttttttagtacgagctaattattattattattattattttacaatattgtgacctttttttgtatcggcaacctccccacaatattgcgaTAATTAtcctatcgtgaccttcatatcatgacgtttggatatcgttatatccATTTGGTAAAAGTACTCACACTCAGTACGTGACAAACTATGTTACTATGGCAACAAGTGCCATAGTAACCCTCAACCCTCATCCGTTGCACTTGTTTAGCGTGGCATCCACAGCAGGGAAAGGGGAACCAGTTTTTGTGAAGTTCCCTATTTGACATTTACATAGATAGCTAATAGATGCTATTCGTTATGCTATACATAATTCAGAAGCTATTCCTTAGATATGTTTCTCATTATGttcgcattaagctagcagacttacaGGTAACGTTATGTAGCATCAAACAGCTTaaagcctctttttttgttttttgttttgtttttttttggaagatttGTTCACTAtgtcaaactgctgcttgttgaaTTCAATGCCACCAGTCAATGCTTGTATTTTAAGTCAAGCCAAAGCAAACAAGTGGTCTAACAACAGCTTGGATTTTGAAAAACTCATGCGTTATTtctctggatggatggataataacttTGTCATTACtggcacatatatatacatatagattttttttttactctggaTCAACTTTTACGGAACCAATCAGCAGCTCATCTACTTCTCAGTGTTTTTGTCACCGAGACGCCACACAGAGGAACCTGAAGAGCCGGTTCCCGGTTCCAAAGGCCAGTCGGActtgttttggacactcaagcCAAAGGCTTCCTTGTAATTAAAAGCAAGAAAAGTTCCGCTTGATGGCTTTAAGAGCCTATTaacagactattttttttttctttttttttttttttttacagtgagtTCAAGCGTGTTAGTGTCACAATCACCTCACACCACAAAAACCATAACAATGGCAAAAACAAGGGTGTAATTTTAGTGTTAACTCATGCCTAATCTTTGCTAACAGCAGTCACATGCTACGACTTTGTCATAATTAGTCTTCAATGGATTTGAAATCAAACCTCCCTGAGGGCTGGTTACATGGAAATGAATTTGTTACTGACCTTGACTTTCTTGCCCTCAATATCTAAAGTCCGCACAGTGAAATCCACGCCAATGGTGTTCTGCTGCTTCTCTGAGAAAACCCCCGACTTGAAGTTCTGGACCACGCAGGTTTTCCCCACATTGGAGTCCCCGATCAGGATGATCTTGAACAGGTAGTCGAAGGAGTCGTCATGTTCAGGTCCCGGGTTCTGCATCTTTGGAGGAGCTTGGGAGGGGGGACGGTAAGGGGGTGGTCGGCCCGATTCTTGGGCTGCGGGGGATTCAGTGACGTTTGAGGTTTGGGGAAAGTCAATTTGAACAAGCAAATATGTCTCACCGCAGGGTAAATAGACGCGAACGTGTCCTCATGGATCTTGTCCAACCAGTTCCCGAAGACTCTGTGTCAACGTGTTAAATTGATCCGTTCAAAGGTTAAAATGTTCTTCACATTTTCCTTCCTTTTTGCAGGTTTTCTATCCTTTTCGTCTTTGCTTAGAGTCTCTGTTGTCAGGCCCTCAGGCAGTGACCCTTTTCAAGGGCAACTACAGAAAAAAGTACATCCTTGAATTCCTGGGCCTTCTGAGATGATCCACTTGACAGAATGCTCTTTGCGTTCagagaaacaacacacacaaaaaatgtgctttttccTCTGGAATCCTTTTTGCTGTTATCCACCTATTTTTCTTTAGTCTTGTCTTTCCTTCCTCTTTTAGTACCATCAGTCCTCTTATACCTTACTTCAGTTCCTCCCCCGTCTGTTTCGCTCTCTACCTGCAGAAACAATAGAATCCCGCCCTACCTGTTCTAGATAAAACAACGTCACTGTTTCTTTAAGGCTGATGGATTGTGGGAAATAAAGTTCACCTGCACAGAAACTGATTTGAATTTGTCCAGATTTTAAATGGTATCAATGTATAGTTTACAGCAACTTAAAGTGGAAGAGAGGAGTAGGGGGGTTGGACTTCCTGGAATATAACTTTTTTGATGAATGTATGCTTTGctgttttcatttaaataatcTCTCAAGATTTTAATTGAGGGAAAAAGATGATTCAAATCAGATTGACAGTCACAatattaggttaaaaaaaagttttttttttttaaatattcagttTGGTtccttgattattattattattattattattattattatttcttaattaattttattgctGTATTTTTATCTGCTTAAAAAACAATTCAATATGTTTCCATTGCCCATATAGTTCCACTGAAATGATAGCCGCCACTGCATTTAAGCCTCCAACTCCCAGGTTACGTCACACGTAACGCGATCCCGGAGATTCCAAGAATTCCGAGTGTCCCCGAACGCAGCAACATCCAGCGCATAGCTGTGACGACGTCCCAGCACGCGTTCGGATGCCGTTACGTCCTAAACATCACCAGCACGCATCTCTGCACGTTCTCCTTCTCCCGTGTGCTTTCGGGGCGTTGTCAAAGCTGGGGGTCTGCGGCGGCGACATGCAGCGGAACGCGGTGGTCGTGGTGGCGGATAAAACGAGCTTGAAGAGGCCGTTCATATTCGCCTGCGCCGTTAATATGGTAGGTGCATTTCCGCCCGGTTGAGGGATGAATTGATGCAACTTGTGCACGAAAAAGAGGCCTGCGGACGGCCGCCTTGTGCACcgtgctgttttatttttatttttttacttgtccaCATCATTTGCGGTTAAGACTAAAATAGAAATCACGGATGACGTCACGTGGAGTCCATCCATCAGAATGCCCATTTTTGGCTGTTGTCGAATGACATCAAGCACCGTGGGGATTTTAAATTTGAGAAATGCATTTACATACATTCATATAAGTACTATAATTGTATATTATACACTGCAAACCCTCATATGACACATTTCAAGTTCAGAAAATGTACCTAAATAAcactcatttaaaaacaaacagagaTTAAATTCAAACTAAAAAGTTAAATATAACTAGACGGTACCAAAGCAATGATTCTTTTACATACCACCAGATGGAACCCACACTTTGTGAATCACTGATTtataatattgtaaaatgaCTTCCAGACTTTTATCTCCTGTgactgactggcaaccagtcagtCCATCATGTCTCCCGCTAAAAGTCTGTTGGCCTGGAAAAGGCCgaataaacaaaaaattgatGAATGATGATCTATTGAGCCATGTAGTGAATGAGGTATTTAAAAATAAGCACCCTGAACCCATCAGATTACCGTTCTTCCTCTTAGTATTCTGTGTTGTTTACCTCCCCCAAGGCTCTGTGCTTCTTCATGCTGACCATGACGGCGGTGGGCCACCGGGACCTCCTGCAAGCGGGCCAGGTGGGACTCTGAAAGTGTTGTCGTTGTGGCGAGCATCTCTCTTCCACTGGTGTGTCCTTGAGCGAGACAGTGAATTATTGTCACGTCGCATACACGTGACCCTGAACTTTCACCCCGTGGGCCAAGGGTGCACCCGCCCCTTTTTACGGCCTCGCTGCCTTCGTCACATCCCTCGAAAACAATCATCATAGTCAAGTAAATATTCAATCACGTTTATTTagttaattatatttttgttatttagctaCAAAACACTGTATTAGAAACAGCTTCAATAACAGCcacactgttaactcattcactcgccgccattttcacatttcgcaatcccgttcgctcacggctgttttacaggaatttgactgattttgcaaggcccacagaatattgtgttctactgctataaaaacatagtacctatcaaaagaaagattaaagtctcttctttcatcaggaaaaaaaaagtatgtttctatctgtttc is a genomic window containing:
- the LOC144002990 gene encoding ras-related protein Rab-19-like isoform X3, with product MQNPGPEHDDSFDYLFKIILIGDSNVGKTCVVQNFKSGVFSEKQQNTIGVDFTVRTLDIEGKKVKMQVWDTAGQERFRTITQSYYRSAHGAMITYDITRRATFESVSDWIQEVELYGAANVVLVLIGNKCDLEEEREVLFEEACGLANARGALAALETSAKEGQNVEESFMLMARELLSRNGLQVQQNELESFGRPQLLLRTNSRPVNGMGAFTSADKKSCC
- the LOC144002990 gene encoding ras-related protein Rab-19-like isoform X1, whose protein sequence is MLATTTTLSESHLARLQEVPVAHRRHGQHEEAQSLGGAQESGRPPPYRPPSQAPPKMQNPGPEHDDSFDYLFKIILIGDSNVGKTCVVQNFKSGVFSEKQQNTIGVDFTVRTLDIEGKKVKMQVWDTAGQERFRTITQSYYRSAHGAMITYDITRRATFESVSDWIQEVELYGAANVVLVLIGNKCDLEEEREVLFEEACGLANARGALAALETSAKEGQNVEESFMLMARELLSRNGLQVQQNELESFGRPQLLLRTNSRPVNGMGAFTSADKKSCC
- the LOC144002990 gene encoding ras-related protein Rab-19-like isoform X2; protein product: MSPQHLNWPRTRRARTAAGRQSPGCTKSPRTRSTPAEKDTPVEERCSPQRQHFQSPTWPACRRSRWPTAVMVSMKKHRALGEMQVWDTAGQERFRTITQSYYRSAHGAMITYDITRRATFESVSDWIQEVELYGAANVVLVLIGNKCDLEEEREVLFEEACGLANARGALAALETSAKEGQNVEESFMLMARELLSRNGLQVQQNELESFGRPQLLLRTNSRPVNGMGAFTSADKKSCC